The DNA segment GATCGCCGACGAACCGCTGACCGAGTACGTTCCCCTTTGCCGTGTCTCTGGCAAGGAAGACATCATCACCCAGTGGTCGATGAACGACGTCGAAGCGGCTGGTCTCTTGAAGATGGACTTCCTGGGCCTGCGCAACTTGACGATCCTGCGTAACGCAATCGATCTGATTAAGAAGGTTCGCGGCGAAGATCTCGACATCTTGCGGCTGCCGCTGGACGACAAAGCCAGCTTCGACCTGCTTCGCCGTGGCGAAACGAAGGGTGTGTTTCAGCTGGAAAGTGGCGGTATTCGCGACTTGCTGAAGCGCATGAAGCCGGACAGCTTCCTCGACATTATCGCCACGAACGCGCTTTATCGACCTGGTCCGCTGGAAGGTGGGATGGTCGACGATTACATCGAGGTGAAGCACGGCCGCAAAGAGGCTGTCTACAAACACCAGGTGCTAAAAGACGTGCTGGAAGAGACCAACGGCGTGATGGTCTACCAGGAACAAGTGATGCGGATTTTGAACCGCTTAGGCGGTATTCCGCTCGCCAAAGCGTACACCTGTATTAAGGCGATCAGTAAAAAGAAAGAGTCGATCATCCAGGCCAACCGAGAGCAATTCTTGGAGGGTGCCCAGGAAAAGGGGCTTACCAAGCAGGAAGCGACCGATTTCTGGGACATGATCGTTAAGTTCGCCGGCTACGGTTTTAACAAGAGCCACTCGACCGCTTACGCCTTGGTGGCCTATCAAACGGCCTACCTCAAAGCACACTACCCGATCGAGTTCATGGCTGCACTGCTTTCCGGTGACATCTCGGGGCGAAACTTCAAAACGAAGGACTCGCTGGTCGAGCACATGGAAGACGCCGAGCGGATGAACATCGAAGTTGCTCCGCCCGATGTGAACCACTCGGACGAAGAGTTCACCGTGAAAGATGGCAAAATCGTTTTCGCCCTCAGTGCCATCAAAGGCTGCGGGGGTGGTGCTGCCGAAGCGATTGTTGCCGCGCGCGAGAAAGATGGCCCTTTCACCGACATCTATGACTTCTGCGAACGAGTCGACCATTCGCTGTGCAGCAAAGCCGCCATCGAAACGCTGATCAAAGCGGGCGCCTTCGACAATATGGGTGGGACGCGGGCCCAGTACGCAGCGGCTCTCGACAAGGCAATTCAGTCAGGTGCTTCGGCCTTGGCCGATCGCAAATCAGGTCAAAAGAATCTGTTTGCCGCCGTGGAAGACACGGCCGAGGTGGCCAAAACGATTGTCCTTCCTGATGTTCCTGCTTGGCCCGACAAAGAGAAGCTGTCCTACGAGAAGGAATGCTTGGGCTTCTACTGGTCGAGCCACCCACTGGCCGAATACACACGCAAGTTCGAGATGTGCTGCTCGCACCGCACGTCGAGCTTGGCTGGCGTGAAAGACAAGACCGAAGTCACCTTGGGGGGCATGGTCTCTTCGATCAAGCTGGCCCACACCCGCAAAGCCCGCCCTGGCAGCACCCACACCAAGTACGCCAACTTCGACCTAGAAGACGTCGACGGCGGCATTCGCTGCATTATGTGGCCAGAAGATTTCGCGAAGATGGGCGAAATACTGCGTCCAGAAGGGGTTTACATTGTCTCGGGGCGTCTCGATCGCCGTGGCAACGACGACGAAGCCAACTTGATTGTCAACGAGCTCATCCCAATTGAAGAGGTGGAAACCCGCTACGCCCGGGGTGTGATGGTGCGTGTCGACGAAAAAGCGCACGGCGAAAGCACGCTGGGAACCCTGGTCGAAATCGTACGTGGTTACCCTGGCAACTGCGAGTTGCGGCTGATGCTGGTCCTGGGGGATGGCCGCCAAGTTGCTCTCCGCAGCAAGAAAGGGGTCGATCTTTCGCCCGAAATGAGGAACCGCGTGGACGAACTTCTGGGGGAAGGAAATTTCGAATTGCTCTTGCGTCGCCCCGCGAATGGCGGGGTACGCAACTCAGCGTAGCCAACGCTAACCGCTTGAAACGCATACACTTGCATCAATTATTTCGATTATCAGAGGAGCATTCGCCCGAGTAAGCCAGCGAATCGCTCCTCTTTTCGCTATTTGCTTGCCTTTCCTATCCCCTCAAATTAAGATCACTATTAACCCTTGCCCAATCCAGGGCCAGTACGCCTTACTTGTGTCATCATTACGACGATCACAACAGAGTTAAGGCCTACCAGGACGAATGTCCACCAATCTTCCCCCTTTTCGAGCTCGACTGCATCCAGGGATCTATTATGGATTTGCGACTTTTGAAGCTGTTCTCGGCGCTCTCGGTCGCCATGGTATTGCTGTGTGGAAGCAACGCCTTTGCCCAGAACACCACCAATAATACGACGAACATCAATAATGTGGTTTCCGGTGTCTACGTTGACCCGCAAGGCGTATTAAAGATGCGTCGGGCGACCGATCCGACCGGTCAGTTGATGCGTCAACGCGTCCAACAAGCGGCCTCGGTATTGCCACCGGAATTGAATCGCCCTAGCAAGCTTCGCAAGATCTCGCTCAACCGCCTGGAAAAGGCCGCTGCGGAAGCTGCTGCCAAGGGTGGCGGGCTGCCCGAAGAAATGAAGAACCTGGCCGGCCTCACCGAGATCCGCTATGTCTTCTACTACCCCGAAACCAAAGACATCGTCATCGCTGGCATGGCCGAAGGGTTTGTCAAAGACCTCAACGGCGTCAACGTCGGTACTTACAGCGGTAAGGCTACGCTGCAGCTCGAGGACTTGATTGTTGCCCTACGTGCCTACGGCCCTTACACCAAAGGTGCTGGTCACGTTAGCGTTTCCATCGACCCGACCAAAGAAGGCCTGGAAAAGCTGAATCAGGTGATCGCCTCGATTCCTCCGACCAGTGTCCGCCCTGGCGACACCAGCACCATCGTCAACGCGATGAAAAATGCCCTCGGCATGCAAATGGTCTCGGTGCGAGGCATCTCGCCCAACACCCACTTTGCTCGCGTGATGGTCGAAGCCGACTACCGCATGAAGCTGATCGGAATTGGTCTCGAACAACCACCGGTCAAAATTCCTAGCTACGTTGAGAAAGCCCGCCCTGGCTCGATCGCCTCGAACGCAATGCAACGTTGGTGGTTCGTGCCGAACTACGACTGCGTGAAGGTCTCGGAAGATGGCCTGGCGATGCAATTGCAGGGCGAAGGGGTGAAGCTGGTTGGCGAGAGCGAAGTGGTGACTGCCCAAGGTGGTCGTCAGAAGACAGACGCTCAAGATCGCTCTAGCTACATTTTCACCAGCACCTTCACCAAGAAGTATCCTGAACTCGCCGAACGGGAAGCCGTTTACGGCCAGCTGCGTGACCTGATCGACATGATGATCTGTGCCGCTTACATCCAGGAACAAGACTACTACCAACAAAGCGGCTTCGACCTGGGTATCTTCGCCGATGAAGATGGTTACCCTGTCGAAACGCTACCAGCTCCGGAAACGGTGGAAACGGCGGTCAACGCTATCTGGAAGGGTAGTCGTCTGCTAACGCCAATCGGTGGTGGTGTCGATATCCAAGCCAAGTTGGCTCTCACCCCTGATAACGTCCAAACCGACGAAAAGGGTGAACTGGTTGAAACCCAAAAGACCATCTCGCTCAACAATCTGACCCCTGGTCAGTGGTGGTGGGACTAACGTTCCACTGGCTAAAATCCAAATCGCAACCACGCCGAGTTCTTCCGACTCGGCGTGGTTCGTTTCTTGGCTACCTACTTTCCTAAAAGTGGCTCGAAACAACCAACCTTCTGGCTGTCCAACGAGCTTGGGCCGCTTCCGCTACCGAACAATGGCTTCTCTCAAAGGTAGCACCTGACCAGACGTCCGGTTATCGAACTGCGGCCAGGGTCTTATAATGAGAGCCACTCAGCTAAGCGCACTCACTACAGAAGCAAAAGGAATATCCATGAAAATCGCCACCATCGAAACCAACAAAGGGACCATCAAGCTGGAACTCTTCGAAGATAAAGTCCCCAAGACGGTGGGCAACTTCGAGAAGTTGGCCAGCGAAGGCTTTTACGATGGGCTGAAATTTCATCGCGTGATTCCCGATTTCATGGTCCAAACTGGCTGCCCTAACGGTACCGGCACCGGCGGTCCTGGCTACAAATTCGCCGACGAATTCCACCCAGACCTAAAGCACGACGGACCTGGCGTTCTCTCAATGGCCAACGCTGGCCCGAACACCAACGGTTCGCAGTTCTTCATCACCCACGTCGAAACCGCTTGGCTCGATAACAAGCACTCGGTCTTCGGCAAAGTGCTGGAAGGGCAAGACATCGTCGACGCCATCGAGCAAGGCGACGTCATGGAAAAGGTCACCGTCAGCGAAGGCTAACCCCCTACAAGTAAACACAGATCGGCCCAGGCATTATCAAGCATGGGCCGATCACGCCGTGGCAATCAGTTCGGCATTTCGCACCGAACTGAAGCTCTCTTCACGCCTGCCTTCGCCCCCGACAATCGGTATCTCGCTCGCGGATCGAGCTTGGCGTACGGCTGCTTGGTTACGGCTCGTACTCGTGCATCGCATGAAATTCCTTGGGTGGTTCATATCGCCTCAGGTCTTTGGCCAGGTAAGCGTTCTGGCTCTTGAGATCGCCTCGAATGAGGTAATACTGCGGCTCCTGATAATAGTCGCTGTAGCGAATCGCATAGATCTTACCGACCGACATCTTATCGACTTCTAGCTGGTGGGCTAACTCGACCACCTCGCCCATCTTGAATTTAGGCTCCGGCACTTCGTCGACCATCACGGGGCGAGTTTTGAGGCAAACATCGCCGTAACTCAATAGGTACCAGTCGTCGTCGGTCAATTCGCGACGGAAAATGAAATCGCTCGGGATCAGGCCTTCTGCTTTATGCCGATCGTCAGGGTGAATCCAGTGATCGCTATCCTCTGGCCAGTGCGGGATGATCACCCAACTAACCGGCGGCTTAACGGGAAAGGCCTCGCTATGGCGAATCGGTGTCGAATCGTCGGTGGGCATGGAAGGTACTTCTCGCGTTTTTGTCCACAAAGAAATTAGTTATTGATGTCTGAGCCGGTAATCCAACATGACTATGGGCCAACTTGCCACCAATCCGGGGCTTCCGTTGGTCGCCCCTGTTGGAATGCTGGCGCCGACGTCAATAGTAACTATTTTCATTGATGATAACGCGCCACGCCGTGGCAGTCTGTTGGTTTTCTGCTTGGAAATAGAGTTCTTGAAATAGGCCGCGAGAGGGCAGGGCTTACCTCGCAGGCAGATCCCTCTGATACGGCGCGGAAATCATAACGCGGCCGGCGGCTCCTGCTCCATAATTTCGCCAACTCGGCAAATTCAACCGGCTGCGAGCCAAGAAATAACACAAGGTGGTTGTCGCGAGGCTTCACCTTCACGACAACCACCTTGCAGGACACGTCATAGTGTCTTCTGAGTCCGATCGGCCCCGCCTATTCATCCAAGCAAGGTCCGATCGGAAACAAACGGTTTACTCTTTGGTTTGGCTCAAATCGTAGACCAATTGCGGTGGGGGCACTTTCGCTGCAATTTGGCGGAAGGCAGACAACATCTGTTCTTCCAACTCGGCAATCGTAGCACCGCCAGGAACGGCGATGTGAATTCCACCACAGGCATTCGCAATCGCCGTCATCACCTCGCGGTCGGCACTCGCCCCCACGCTCATGGTGTGAATAGTCACGCCTCGTTTATGCGCTTCCACGGCTTCCCAAATCGCGTACTGCTTCGAGCGATCGTAGGTAATGTAGTCGGCTTGGCCGTCACCGTTGTAATCGGTCAACTCGTTCCAGTTCCAATCGTGCGGCAAAGACCAGCCGCTTTGATAACGGTTCGCGTTACCGTCGGTCATCAGCACGATGGTTGGCCGCGCGCCGTGACGCGAGTGGTTTTTCAGCAGCTCGTCCGCTTCGTTCACTCCAAAGCCCATTGCCGTGTAGGAACCGTAGTGGCCAGACTGCTTATGGCGCTGAATCGTGTTGAGCGTCGTGTAATCGTCTGAAATCCAATCGCCGTTCAAGCTGGCGTAAATTCCGTCATCGCTCAACGTGTGCTCCACACGCGAGTTCTCGTCGTAAGACACAATCCCCACTTCATCGCCGAAATCAAGGTCTTCCAAAAATCCGAGGAACAACGTTAACCCTTCTTTCACCGCGTGAAACGGATAATGAGGTGCCTTCCACAAGTCTTCGGTTTCGTAATGATGATATCGGTTGCTCAGGATATAGTCGCAGAAGTTCAGCTTGCCATACTTCTGCCGATTGCCTGAATTCGAAGGGATATTGTTGCGGCAGTAATTGATGAACTCGTCCCAACTGCCACGCTTGTACGGATAGGGAATGTCATCGAGACCAAACGCTCGCTTCACGGCATGGTTGGTATCTTCAAACTTTTCGCCATTGCCAGAGGCGTTGCCAGCTTTGACGTACACAGTTTCAATTTTTCGATTGTTATTGCGTCCCGTGCCGCGAAAGGTTCGCGTCGTTCCCGAAGTGTTAAATGTCTGCGAGCGTCCGTTATCAAAATACAGCTTCACCCGCGAAATATTCTTGCTCGATTCGACGTAAACCTCTCGGTCTTTGAAGGTAACCACATTTTGCGGCGCGCCTCCGTTGCGAGGTGGATTGCCCACGATCCGCAGGTATTCTTGCCCGAATGTCAGATCACCCAAGTTGGGATTCATCGCGTTGATGATGTTGGTCATGTTCGCTTCAATCGGGCCTTGCCCCAAGCGATTGATCGCGTTGTAACGGCTGTCGTCGTTCATCGAGCCAGAGAAGTCAAGCACCACCACCATGTCTCGGGCTTCGACAAAGGCAATCGCTTCCGCCCGTAGGTCGATGGTCGGCTTGCCAACCGCCCATCCAAATGCCAGCGGTAACTTACTATCGCGCGCCTGCACGTCAGGCTGATCGCGGCGAGCGACCACCTTCACCACGTTGTAAGGTTCGGCATTCCAAGTAATGTCCCATTCTCCGGTCCCTTCGTTGTAGGTCCGTTTGCCGAAGACAATGTCTTTGGCCGGATTCACATACACGCCGTTGCGATCGGCCACATCAACCGCCATTTCCTTGGCTTGCTCCACAGCAATCGAGTTCGGGTCGGCCCCATCGTCTGCAGCGGCATGCACCGATGACGTAATCTCTTGCGAGGCCGCCAAAGCAGCAGAATCCACGGCGTTCTGCAGACGTGTCTGTTCCAATGCAATCAGGCCGGTGTCGAGGCCCAACGATAGAAACGCGAACAATACGATCATGATGATCGCTGCCAGAACGATGAACACGCCACGGCGAGTTTGCCGACGCCCTGCGATATTGGTTGACGTGCCGACCATGATACTGCTCACTCTCTCCCGGGGAAATTTGTGGCAATCCCGGGCTTACCGAATTACGAAAAAAATAAGGACGTTGGACGAGAAAAGGACTGGTTTACTGGATGATGGTCGACTTGGTGTTGCGGAACGTTACCGTGGTGGACAATGCGTAGTCCAAGTCTTTAGGAACCGGCATCGCTGCCACCTCGGAAAATGGAACCGAGATGCGAACCTGAAATAAGTCGAGATCGTTGTTAGGATCGTCCAAGTCAAAAGATTCCCCTGGCTTTCCGGCAGGCTCTATCGAAATTTCCAGCTTGTCAGGATCGTATCCCGCTGCGATCAGGCTGTTACGCATGTCGGAGATGATCTTGCTATTGGAACTGATTCCGTTAGCCACCCAATCGGAGCGGTCCATCGCGCCTAAGCGACCACCATCGCGGGCCACCTGGGCAAACTGCCCGTAGGTATCAAACAAGCGGCTTGCTTCCAGCATTCCTAGAATCAGGATCAGAAACACCGGGGCGATCACGGCAAATTCAACCGTTGCCGTACCGCAGCGTTTCTCGTGAGAGCGTCCTCGTCGTAAGAAATACATGGCATTACGTTTGGGTTATAAGTGCTTTTATAAAAACGCGGTAACGCGTGAGTTGCCTATTCGTGTCGGGTAAAGGTTTCGCCACTGAGCAGGACATCGCTAAGCCACGGTTGTGGAATCAACGAGGTGTCCCCATAACGGATCGAAGCTCGCACCATAAATAGCTGTCTTGGCTCGGCGTTCTCGAGTTCGATGTCCGGCATATTCTCAAAGTCTTCCAACGAAGAGGGTGGATCGCCCCCGGTGTCGAATTGACTTGCGTCTTTAACCTGAAAGCTAACCAAGCCGGTATCGACTGCGCCTCCCATCCGATCGCGAGCATATTGCACCACTTCGGCGGTAGATGCACCGGTAGCCGAGCCCCAACGAGCCGCCGTGCGACAGGCATTCTTAATGACGTTGTTGATCATGATGGCATGGCCAAACTCGATGATCGCGAACACGAACATAAAGAAAACCGGCATCACGATCGCAGTTTCGACAATCGTTGCGCCGGTTCTCATGCCCCATCTATTGTTGGATTGGGGTGAAGATACCGAGCGCGATTTACGACGCTGTCGCCACATGGCGATACCTCTTCTAAGTTGCGGAAATGTCCCCGCAGATAAGCCAATGAGATTAGGTTATGTTGCCTTAGCTCCGCTTCACCGAGTCGTGGCTTAATCGCAACGCATCAGTGGAAACGGATCTACTGCTATCGAAAGCCTAGGTTACAAACGCGCAATGGGCGGGAGATTTTTTCCACTTTTGAGAGAAGTGGGGCGCGGGAAAGAAAGTTTCAAGTTGGCTTCGCGCAATAAATCGGGGCCCCAAGAGAACCCCGATGCTCACGGTGACGTGAGCATCGGAAATCGTGAAAAACAAGGCGGCGAAGACGCTGGCCCCCGTTTTTAGGTGAGTTTTACGGGACAAAACTCCCGCAGAGGTGGTCGCCGCTTACGGACCTTCTTGCTGGGCTACCGTATCAACCAACACCATGATCTTACCGGTATCTTCGTTGTAGCCGTAAATTTCGTACCAACGTAGTTGAGCGAATTCGATCCGGTTTTCCCGCATCATTTTCATGAACTCTTCATAAGTTGGGTAACGATCGTTCAACGCTCGGTAATTTTTAATCGCCGATTGCAAGCCGAGCGTGCTGGCCTGGGCCGCTAAGGTAAAGTAGCTCGAAGCGGCTCGGCTTAAGGGATCGACTCCTTCAATATCGCCGTTCTTCCCTTCGATTCCTTCCTTCTTGAGCCACTCTTTGGCGTCAACCACCTTATCGGTCGTTTGGTGGATGACACCTTTCTTGGGCTTCGGTTCTGGGGCTGGCTCTACGACCGGGGGCTGACTCGCGGTTTCTTCGGCCATCGGTTGTCCTGGTTCACTTGGCGGTGCGGTGGCGGTTTCGCCAGACGAGCCCCCCTTAGGCGAAGCCGCATCAGCCGGGGCAGGGGAGCTGTCGGCCGTTTCCGGCGTGCTCAACGGCTGGATCGGCTCGGCACAGCCCATCACCAAAACGGACAAAGCAATACAAATAGCAAGACGCAACATGGGACAATCGCCTTGTGCGAGATGAGAGGTAAGAGCTTAAGACCTTCTTATCTTCATGCCTTTTCGTCCGGCTTGCAAGCGCACTGGGTTTCCGCCCGGCAGGAGAGAGCACCCAGCCGATAATTGCCGTCGTCTTGGCCTGGCTGACAACGTGCGTGTGCTGATCTTGGCATGTGCAGTATAAACGAAAACCTATTGACTGCCTTAACTTACGAAGAATGTATCGTTTTCTATCCTGTCGCGCTATAATAAAAAGACGTTTCCCTCCTTCCTGAAATTGCCTCTCCGGCGCCTTGGCATGGCTTCTGATAACTACGCATCTCACCAATCCCCTGCCGATCAAGCGACCGATGGCGAGATCTTGGCGGCTATGTTGGCGGGGGATGCGGATCAATACGGCACCATTGTCCGACGTTATCGCCGGGCTTTGCACAATTTGGCGTTCAGCTACCTGGGAGATGCCCAGTTAGCCGAAGACGCCGTGCAGGAAGCCTTCTTAAATAGCTTCCGCTGGCTGCACACGTACGACTCACGGTATAGTTTCCGCACGTGGCTCTGGCGAATCTTGCTGAACGTTTGCCATCGTCTCCGCGAGAAAGCCCAACGCCAGCCGGTTACCAGCACCACGCTTACCGCTGGGTCGACCCCCATGTCGCCGCAACTGCTCGACAGCGAAGTTCCCTGCGAGGCCCTTTCGCGTTTGATTCATAGCGAGCGTCGCGAGAGCGTTTTAAAACTACTGGACCAGCTCAGTCCGATTCAGGCCGAAGCGATCCGGCTTCGCTTTTTTGGCGAAATGAAATTTCAGGAAATCGCCGACGCGCAGGGAATTGGCCTGCCGGCAGCGAAGGCCCGCGTTCGCAATGGCTTGCTACAGATGGCTAAACTGATTCAGAACACTTGCCAAGAATTGGCCGAGGAACACACCTGATGATTCAGTCTCATCATCTTCCAACTTGTGACGACGTGTTCGACGTGCTGACTCGGGGCCCTTTCCCGACCGGGCAACACGACACCGATTTCCCGGTACAACGGCACTTAACGGTCTGTCATAGCTGTCGCGAGTTGGCGGAAGCATTGCGACCAGTGACGGCGGTGCTAGCCGAAGGGCAACAAGAGGTTTCTACGGAAGAAACTTCTCTGCCGGTCTTTTTGGCTGAAGCTCAAGCCCCTTGCAACTGCTGCGTGACTGACCAAGCTGAACAGAAAAGCACCGATCCCATCCGAGTACTGCGTGGCCCACTGATCGCGTTTGCCCTCTGCGTTATGGTCATGCTGGCTTTCACCAGTAACTGGCTAGGCGGTCAACACAAGCCGAACCCAACCCCAGTTTCCCCCAGTGGAACGTTAGTCGCGGATGTGCCAGCACCGAATTCCGGCTTGCTAGAAGCAGGTTTCTCGCTGGCGAACTGCTCGTTGCTGGCGGTCGACAATGTAAAAAAACCAGCAGCCAGCGTCGCCGAAAGCACTCCAGTCCAAACCGACGAGCACCTCAGCCAAAAGTTCTCGGCCGAGCAGTGCTGCAGCCAATGTCACCACGCAGGCCAAGCATCTCAGCCTGCGGCAAGCAATACGGTGACCTTAAAAGGAACCCAGATCATTGCGTTGGCCAGCCGCTGCCACTTATGCCACGGTCAATAATCGAACCGGCATCGTTATAGAAAACCAAAGCGGCTAAGCAAGCCGCCGAGGGTGAATCGCCAAACGAAGCTGCCGTTACGGAGCCGGGCGATAGGCAGGAGCAGGAACCGTCTTCATGCGACGAGCCAAGTAGCCCCACGAGGCTCCTCCGAGAACGCCGATCACCGAACCGGCCAATAGGCCGCCCGATTGCCAAACCAGGTTGCTGCCCAACAAAATCGAAACCGCCGACCCAGCGGCGAGCCCTACACCAGCACCGATGTAAAAACCGAGTTGGATGGCTTCTTTACGGGCGTTAGACGAATTAGAAATCGAAGTTGAAGAAATATCGTTCACGAAGAAGGGTTCGCCTAATCAACAAAGTCTGTTCCAAGAGAGCTGTGTAAATCGTCCTCGAAATCTAGCAGGTAGGCTAGTGGGGATCAAACCAGAAACAGGTTTTCAGACCCCATTTCTTGATAAGAAATAAGAAACAGGGAGATCTTTCTAGGAAACACGGCACGCTGAAACAACCTATTTTACCGGTTAAATAACTTACGCAGGCTGCACGCACTGCTGGCAACAATAACCGCCACCGTTGTCTTTCTTACAAAGTTGGTCCGTACGTCACAGCTAGACCGGTGCTATCGTCACGTCTCGATTGAGCACCCAAGCCAGGCCCCAACTTGATGCCGTAGCAACCTTACCCGCTGCTCGGCTTATTGATGAGATAAGTGAATGGGGTGAGCCATCCCATTGGCAACGACGGCATCGTCTTCGTTCACGCCAGCGGCGACTTCCCCTTTGTCGTTCAGGAAGTATTGTCGCAGGGAAGTAGGGATATCCTCGACGGCTAAGTACTCGACATGCCCGTCGTCGAACAAGATGTTGGCCCGCCCATCGGCGTGACCTTGCGGAACAATCTTGCCATCTTCCCACAAGACAACATCTGACGAGACCGGCAGGTTGCTTAGTCCTCGCATGGCCGGTGCTAGCAAGTTGCCGTTGACCATGCCTCCCATGTTGTAGTTGTAAACGCTGCTCAAGCTTTGTTGCAGCTTCTCAACCTCTTCCGGTGGCGCGTTTTCCAGCTGCGCAATGGTGGGGATTGGCTGCGTGTTGAGGTCGTTTTTGTTGACAGCACATTGAAGCGTATCGGCATGCTGAATGAGCCCGGCGTCCATCAACTTCGGCGCGTAGCTACCGGCCAACGAAAGTGGACCTTCTACGGAAATTCCGGGGTAACGGTGGTCTGGGCTATTGGTGGCAAACTGTTGCAGCGCCAAGCTGACTTGGTGCAGATTGTTTTCGCATTGCATGCGGGTGGCCAACAAACGGGAACTGGCCAGC comes from the Bremerella cremea genome and includes:
- the dnaE gene encoding DNA polymerase III subunit alpha → MSQSFVHLHCHSHYSLLDGAGPIPRLVTRAKEHGMNALALTDHGNLHGALQFYNTCKANEINPIIGYEAYIAPASRLEKSGGMKGSNYHLTLLAQNKIGFKNLIKLASAAYLEGFYFKPRIDKELLEKFSEGIICLSGCVSSEFSKIVMRGTDTAEVVKEATETAGWFSNLFGDRYFVEIMNNGLDIQKMQLEGAVDVAKRLGLPLVATSDTHYVDQSDAEAQDILLCVNTGKFRTDASRMKMENDQFYLRSPDDMYASFPGLEDACSRSQEIANTVDIDLELGKRHFPSFKVPDQKTADEYLRELCIQGLKERYEGNDEMLLPNGELSEVVMARLDRELGVISRLGFPNYFLIVWDFVVEARKQNIPATARGSGVGAIVCYALYMSHVCPIKYDLLFERFLDENRLEAPDIDIDFDKERRGMVIKYVKDKYGEANVAQIGTFGTLAARAAIKDVGRAMGLPLDMVNEVTGMVPDQLGIKLKAALEQSAEMQAAYNANPDIKELLDLAMKIEGLARNVGTHAAAVVIADEPLTEYVPLCRVSGKEDIITQWSMNDVEAAGLLKMDFLGLRNLTILRNAIDLIKKVRGEDLDILRLPLDDKASFDLLRRGETKGVFQLESGGIRDLLKRMKPDSFLDIIATNALYRPGPLEGGMVDDYIEVKHGRKEAVYKHQVLKDVLEETNGVMVYQEQVMRILNRLGGIPLAKAYTCIKAISKKKESIIQANREQFLEGAQEKGLTKQEATDFWDMIVKFAGYGFNKSHSTAYALVAYQTAYLKAHYPIEFMAALLSGDISGRNFKTKDSLVEHMEDAERMNIEVAPPDVNHSDEEFTVKDGKIVFALSAIKGCGGGAAEAIVAAREKDGPFTDIYDFCERVDHSLCSKAAIETLIKAGAFDNMGGTRAQYAAALDKAIQSGASALADRKSGQKNLFAAVEDTAEVAKTIVLPDVPAWPDKEKLSYEKECLGFYWSSHPLAEYTRKFEMCCSHRTSSLAGVKDKTEVTLGGMVSSIKLAHTRKARPGSTHTKYANFDLEDVDGGIRCIMWPEDFAKMGEILRPEGVYIVSGRLDRRGNDDEANLIVNELIPIEEVETRYARGVMVRVDEKAHGESTLGTLVEIVRGYPGNCELRLMLVLGDGRQVALRSKKGVDLSPEMRNRVDELLGEGNFELLLRRPANGGVRNSA
- a CDS encoding TadE/TadG family type IV pilus assembly protein: MYFLRRGRSHEKRCGTATVEFAVIAPVFLILILGMLEASRLFDTYGQFAQVARDGGRLGAMDRSDWVANGISSNSKIISDMRNSLIAAGYDPDKLEISIEPAGKPGESFDLDDPNNDLDLFQVRISVPFSEVAAMPVPKDLDYALSTTVTFRNTKSTIIQ
- a CDS encoding pilus assembly protein TadG-related protein, whose translation is MVGTSTNIAGRRQTRRGVFIVLAAIIMIVLFAFLSLGLDTGLIALEQTRLQNAVDSAALAASQEITSSVHAAADDGADPNSIAVEQAKEMAVDVADRNGVYVNPAKDIVFGKRTYNEGTGEWDITWNAEPYNVVKVVARRDQPDVQARDSKLPLAFGWAVGKPTIDLRAEAIAFVEARDMVVVLDFSGSMNDDSRYNAINRLGQGPIEANMTNIINAMNPNLGDLTFGQEYLRIVGNPPRNGGAPQNVVTFKDREVYVESSKNISRVKLYFDNGRSQTFNTSGTTRTFRGTGRNNNRKIETVYVKAGNASGNGEKFEDTNHAVKRAFGLDDIPYPYKRGSWDEFINYCRNNIPSNSGNRQKYGKLNFCDYILSNRYHHYETEDLWKAPHYPFHAVKEGLTLFLGFLEDLDFGDEVGIVSYDENSRVEHTLSDDGIYASLNGDWISDDYTTLNTIQRHKQSGHYGSYTAMGFGVNEADELLKNHSRHGARPTIVLMTDGNANRYQSGWSLPHDWNWNELTDYNGDGQADYITYDRSKQYAIWEAVEAHKRGVTIHTMSVGASADREVMTAIANACGGIHIAVPGGATIAELEEQMLSAFRQIAAKVPPPQLVYDLSQTKE
- a CDS encoding TadE/TadG family type IV pilus assembly protein, producing the protein MRTGATIVETAIVMPVFFMFVFAIIEFGHAIMINNVIKNACRTAARWGSATGASTAEVVQYARDRMGGAVDTGLVSFQVKDASQFDTGGDPPSSLEDFENMPDIELENAEPRQLFMVRASIRYGDTSLIPQPWLSDVLLSGETFTRHE
- a CDS encoding peptidylprolyl isomerase → MKIATIETNKGTIKLELFEDKVPKTVGNFEKLASEGFYDGLKFHRVIPDFMVQTGCPNGTGTGGPGYKFADEFHPDLKHDGPGVLSMANAGPNTNGSQFFITHVETAWLDNKHSVFGKVLEGQDIVDAIEQGDVMEKVTVSEG
- a CDS encoding DUF6960 family protein, which produces MPTDDSTPIRHSEAFPVKPPVSWVIIPHWPEDSDHWIHPDDRHKAEGLIPSDFIFRRELTDDDWYLLSYGDVCLKTRPVMVDEVPEPKFKMGEVVELAHQLEVDKMSVGKIYAIRYSDYYQEPQYYLIRGDLKSQNAYLAKDLRRYEPPKEFHAMHEYEP
- a CDS encoding RNA polymerase sigma factor — its product is MASDNYASHQSPADQATDGEILAAMLAGDADQYGTIVRRYRRALHNLAFSYLGDAQLAEDAVQEAFLNSFRWLHTYDSRYSFRTWLWRILLNVCHRLREKAQRQPVTSTTLTAGSTPMSPQLLDSEVPCEALSRLIHSERRESVLKLLDQLSPIQAEAIRLRFFGEMKFQEIADAQGIGLPAAKARVRNGLLQMAKLIQNTCQELAEEHT
- a CDS encoding DUF1598 domain-containing protein; the encoded protein is MDLRLLKLFSALSVAMVLLCGSNAFAQNTTNNTTNINNVVSGVYVDPQGVLKMRRATDPTGQLMRQRVQQAASVLPPELNRPSKLRKISLNRLEKAAAEAAAKGGGLPEEMKNLAGLTEIRYVFYYPETKDIVIAGMAEGFVKDLNGVNVGTYSGKATLQLEDLIVALRAYGPYTKGAGHVSVSIDPTKEGLEKLNQVIASIPPTSVRPGDTSTIVNAMKNALGMQMVSVRGISPNTHFARVMVEADYRMKLIGIGLEQPPVKIPSYVEKARPGSIASNAMQRWWFVPNYDCVKVSEDGLAMQLQGEGVKLVGESEVVTAQGGRQKTDAQDRSSYIFTSTFTKKYPELAEREAVYGQLRDLIDMMICAAYIQEQDYYQQSGFDLGIFADEDGYPVETLPAPETVETAVNAIWKGSRLLTPIGGGVDIQAKLALTPDNVQTDEKGELVETQKTISLNNLTPGQWWWD